CCAATGAGAAGGACGTCGCACCCAATGCGATGCCCGGCACCGACGGACGCTGGGCCACCACACGCTTCGTCGACCCCGAAGACCTGCGCTACGACATGCATGTCAACATCGTCACCATCGCCCCCGGCGCCGTGATCCCCTTCATGGAGACCCATGTGATGGAGCACGGGCTCTACGTGCTCGAGGGCAAGGGCGTCTACCGGCTCAACCAGGACTGGGTCGAGGTCGAGGCAGGCGACTACATGTGGCTGCGCGCCTTCTGCCCGCAGGCCTGCTACGCCGGCGGCCCGTCGAACTTCCGCTACCTGCTCTACAAGGACGTCAACCGGCACGCGAAGCTGGGGGGAACGCGGTGACGGACCGCGGCGGCTGGAACACCCCCCTCTGGCCTGCCGGCCATCTCCCCCTCAAGGGGGGAGATCGGCGGTTCCACCCGCATCGCCGTCGGACGAACGTTGCGGGACGGGCGCCGGGGTCGAAGCTTCCGATCTCCCCCCTTGAGGGGGAGATGGCAGGCAGGCCAGAGGGGGGTAGCCTCGCTCGGCCTTCGAATCATACCTCCGACTGTTTCGGCGGGAAGGACCGGCATCCACAATGACCCGCACCATCCGCGCCACCCCCCTCACCCGCGAGGCCTTCGCCCCCTTCGGCGACGTCATCGAGACCGAAGGCGCGCATCATTTTCCGATCAATGGCGGCCGCTGCGAGCGCTACCACGACCTGGCGACGGTCGAGGCGACCGGGCCGAACGCCCGCGTGCTGATCTCGATCTTCAAGGGCACGCCCTATGCCTTCCCGCTCGACCTCGCGCTGGTCGAGCGCCATCCGCTCGGCAGCCAGGCCTTCATGCCGCTCACGCCCGCGCCTTTCCTCGTCGTCGTCTGCCCCGACGGACCCGATGGCCGCCCCGGCACGCCGCACGCCTTCGTCACCCGCGCCGGCCAGGGCGTGAACTATCCCGCCGGGCGCTGGCACGCCGTGCTGACGCCGATCGGCGCGCCGCAGGATTTTCTCGTCGTCGACCGCGGCGGCGACGGCAGCAATCTCGAGGAACACCACTTCGAGGAGCCCTTCCTCGTCACCCTTCCCGAAGGAACCCGCGCATGACCGACGTTGCCCTCCTCGACCGCCTGCTCGACGTGATCGAGAGGGACGTGGTCCCGATGACGAGGGCGGGCGTGGAGAAGGGCAACAAGCTCTTCGGCGCCGCGATCCTGAACAAGGCCGACGGTTCGCTGGTGCTCGCCGAGACCAACAACGAACTGGAAAACCCGCTGTGGCACGGCGAGGTACACGCGCTGAAGCGCTTCTATGAAATGCCGAAGGATACGCGCCCCGCAACCGGAGAATGCATCTTCATCGCCACCCATGAGCCTTGCTCGCTCTGCCTCTCGGCCATCACCTGGACTGGCTTCGACAATTTCTACTACCTGTTCAGCCACGAGGATTCGCGCGACGCCTTCGCCATCCCGCACGACCTGAAGATTCTCAAGGAGGTCTTCACGCTCGAGCCGGGCGGCTACGCCGCCGAGAACGCGTTCTGGAAGAGCTATTCTATCCGCAGGCTCGCCGCCGCGCTGCCGGAGCCGGACCGCGCGCGCGTCGAGGCTCGCATCGCGGCGATCGCGAAGACCTATGACGACCTCTCCGCGATTTACCAGGACGGCAAGGACGACAACGACATTCCATTGAACTGAAGGCGCAAGGACGGCCGTCTCGCCGCATCCCGCGCCGCAATCGCCAACGTCGCCGTCGCGCTGGCGCATTGCGCCGGTCACTCCCTCCGTGGCTGACTGCGGTCATCGAAGAGGGCTCCCATGAAGATCGTCACCGAATTTCCCCGCAAGGTCGTCGAGTATCCCGATCTCGGCATCGTCATGCCCGACGGCTGCCGCCTGTCGGTCCGTGCCTGGATTCCCGAGGATGCCGAGGCCAATCCGGTGCCGGTCATCCTCGAGCACCTGCCCTACCGCAAACGCGACGGAACCACCGCACGCGACAACCTGACCCATCCGTATTTCGCCGGCCACGGCTACGCCTGCCTGCGTGTCGACATGCGCGGCAACGGCGATTCCGAAGGACTGATGGAGGACGAGTATTCCGAACAGGAGCTGCAGGACGCCTGCGACGTCATCGCCTGGGCGGCCGCGCAACCCTGGTGCAACGGTCGCGTCGGCATGATGGGCATCTCCTGGGGCGGCTTCAACGCGCTGCAGGTGGCCGCCATGCAGCCGGAAGCGCTGAAGGCGATCGTCACGCTCTGCTCGACCGACGACCGCTATGCCGACGACATCCACTACAAGGGCGGGCTGCTGCTCAACGAGAACCAGGGCTGGGGTGCCACGATGCTGGCTTACTCCTCGCGTTCGCCCGACCCGGCGCTCGTCGGCGACCGGTGGCGCGAGATGTGGCTCGACCGGCTGGAGCACGAGCCCTTCCTGCCCGCCCTCTGGCTCACCCACCAGCACCGCGACGCCTACTGGAAGCGCGGCTCCGTCTGCGAGGACTTTTCCCGGATCAAGGCGGCCACGCTTGCCGTCGGCGGCTGGGGCGACGCCTACAAGAACGCCGTCTCGCGCCTCGTCACCGGCATCACGAATGCGCCCGCCAGGGGCATCGTCGGGCCGTGGATCCACAAGTATCCGCATTTCGCCGTGCCGAAGCCGGCGATCGGGTTCCTGCAGGAGGCCCTGCGCTGGTGGGACCGCTGGCTGAAGGACGTCGACACCGGCGTCGAGCGCGATCCGGCGATGCGGCTCTACCTGATGGATTCCGTCCCGCCGCGCGACTGGTACGAGGAACGACCGGGCCGGTGGATCGCAGAGCGGGTTTGGCCGTCGCCGGCCATCGGTAAGCAGTCGCTGACACTCCGGCCGGACGGCGCGCTTGCCGAAGGCGAGGCGGTACCGCTGGATGTTGTCGTCGCGACGCCGCAGGATTGCGGCATGGCGGGCGGCGAGTATTGCGCCATCTGGCTGGGCCCCGAACTGCCCGGCGACCAGCGCATCGACGACGACAAATCCGTCTGCTTCGACGGTGCCCCCCTGGCGGCGGATCTCGACATCGTCGGCGGTCCGGTGCTGCGCATGAAGATCTCCGCAGATCGGCCGGTGGCCATGGTCGCGGTGCGCCTCTGCGACGTCCAGCCGGATGGCGCCTCGACCCGCATCACCTACGGCGTCCTGAACCTCTGCCACCGCGCCTCGCGCGAGTTCCCGCAGCCCGTCGTGCCGGGCGAGGTCATGGACGTTTCGCTCCGGCTCGACGACGTCGCCTATTCGGTCAAGCCGGGGCACCGGCTGCGCGTGGCGATCTCGTCGACCTACTGGCCGCTCGTCTGGCCCTCGCCAGAGCCCGTAACGCTCACCCTGCACGAGGCTGCGATCGATTTGCCGGTGCGGCCCCGCACGGGCTCGGAGCCCGAATGGCGTTTCGAGGAACCGGAGGGCGCGACGCCCTGGGCCATCGAGACCATCCGCAAGGCCTCGAACCGCCGCGTGGTCACCCGCGATCCCGCCACCGGCCTCGTGACCCTGTCCATCGAGGACGATTTCGGGGACGCCCGCGACCTCGACCACGGGCTGGAAAACGGAACCGTGGCGCGCGAGACCTGGACGATCGATCCGGCCGATCCCCTGTCCGCGCAGGGCGAGACGCACTGGACTGAAACGCTTGGCCGCGGCGACTGGCGTTTGCGCACCGAGACCTTCACAGCCATGCGATCCGACGCCGCGTTCTTCCACCTGGAAGGACGGATTGAGGCATTCGAGGACGACAGGGTTGTGTTCACGCGAAAATTCAGCAATAAAATCAAACGCGATCTGATCTGATCGCGCCACCGCCCGTCCAATCGCGACACGTCGATTACGTCACGGAATGTCGCATTGGGTCTTGCCGCCCGGGTCCTCTTGGCGGCAATATCCTTGTCACACAGAGCCCGACAAAAATGGGCCAGGGGCAACACTATTCTCAGCGAGGAGCAATCAATGTCGAACGAACTCGAATTCCTGAGCCGTCACGTGGCGATGGGGCGCCTGAGCCGCCGTGACTTCCTCGGTCGGGCCGCGGCGCTGGGTGTCACCGCGCCCTTCGCCAACATGCTCCTGTCGAGCGCCGCACTTGCCCAGGCGCCCGTCCGCGGCGGCATCCTGAAGGCCGGCCTGCAGGGCGGCGAAGCCACCAACAGCCTCGACCCGGCGACCTTCCTGAGCCAGGTTCCCTTCAACTTCGCCAAGTGCTGGGGCGAGTATCTCGTCGCTCTGAAGCCGGGCGGCCTCGAGAACCGCCTCGCCGAAGAGTTCGGCGCATCCGACGACGCCAAGGTCTGGACGTTCAAGATCCGCCAGGACGTCGAGTTCCACAACGGCAAGACGGTCACCGCCGAGGACGTGGTCGCCACGCTCGAGCGCCATTCCAACGAGGACTCCAAGTCCGGGGCGCTCGGCATCATGCGCGGGATCGAGTCCATGAAGGCGGACGGCCGAGACGTGGTCATCACGCTCAAGGAGCCGAACGCCGACCTGCCCTACCTGATGGCCGACTACCATCTGATCATCCAGCCGAACGGCGGCAAGGACGCGCCGGACGCGGGCATTTCGGCCGGTTCCTACAAGGTGGCCGTCAACGAGCCGGGCGTCCGCTACGTCGGCGAGCGTTTCGCCAATTACTGGCAGCCCGACAAGGAAGGCTTTGCCGATCAGGTCGAGATCATCGTGGTCAACGACCCGACGGCGCGCACCTCGGCGCTGCAGGGCGGGCAGGTGCACATGATCAACCGCGTCGAGCCCAAGATCGTCGATCTGATCAAGCGCGTGCCCGGCATCGAGATCCAGACGGTCTCGGGACCCGGCCACTACGTCTTCATCATGCACTGCAACACCGGTCCCTTCGACAACGCCGACCTGCGCATGGCCCTCAAGCTCGCGATGGACCGCGAGGAGATGGTCGACAAGATCCTGCGCGGCTACGGCTCGGTCGGCAACGACTTCCCGATCAACTCGTCCTACCCGCTGTTCTCGGACGACATCGAGCAGCGCACCTACGACCCCGACAAGGCGGCCTTCCACTACAAGAAGTCCGGCCATGACGGTCCGGTCCTGCTGCGTACCTCGGAGGTGGCCTTCCCGGGCGCCGTCGACGCGGCCCAGCTCTACCAGCAGACCTGCGCCAAGGCCGGCATCACCATCGAAGTGAAGCGCGAGCCCGGCGACGGCTACTGGTCGGAAGTCTGGAACAAGCAGCCCTTCTCCACCTCCTACTGGGGCGGCCGTCCGACGCAGGACCAGATGTACTCGACCGCCTATCTGTCCAGCGCCGACTGGAACGACACGCGCTTCTTCAACGAAAAGTTCGACAAGCTCCTCCTCGAGGCGCGTGCCGAGCTCGATCAGGACAAGCGCAAGAACCTCTACCGCGAGATGGCCATCATCGTCCGCGACGAGGGCGGCCTCATCCTGCCGATGTTCAACCAGTACATCGACGCCATCAACGACAAGGTCGGTGGCTATGGCGGCGGCGTGAACCACGAACTCATGGACGGCTACGCGCTCGCCCGCTGCTGGGTGAAGGCGTGATACGGACCACGGAGCCGTGTCGCCCATCCTGACCCTGATCGCCCAGCGCATCGCGCTGGGCGTTCTCCTCCTCTTCGCCGTGTCGGTGCTGATCTTCGCGGGCACGCAGATCCTTCCGGGCGACGTCGCGCAGTCCATTCTCGGACAGACCGCCACGCCCGAAGCGCTCGCCAATCTGCGCAAGGAACTCGGCCTCAACGATCCCGCGATCGTTCGTTACTTCTCGTGGCTCGGCGGCGTTCTCACGGGCGACCTCGGCACTGCGCTGACGACGCGACAGCCGATCGTGTCCACCCTCATGCCGCGCCTGTGGAACACCCTGTTCCTCGCCTTCTGGGCCGCCATCGTCTCGGTCCCGCTCGCGGTCATGCTCGGACTTCTTGCGGTGCGCTATCGCAACGGTCCCATCGACAAGGCGATCTCGGGCTTCGCGCTCGCCTCGACGTCGCTGCCCGAATTCTTCATCGGCTACCTGCTGATCTTCTTCGTCGCCGTGAAGATGCAGTGGTTCCCGTCGATCTCGACCGTCTATGGCGGCATGCCGCTGGCCGACAAGCTCAACGCCATCGTTCTGCCGGCCACCGTGCTGGTCCTCGTCGTTCTCGCCCACATGATGCGCATGACGCGGGCGGCGATCCTCAACGTCATGCAGTCGGCCTATATCGAAACCGCCGAGCTGAAGGGCCTGTCGAGCTTCGACATCATCCGCAAGCACGCCTTCCCGAACGCCATCGCCCCCATCGTCAACGTCATCATGCTCAACCTCGCCTTCCTCATCGTCGGCGTCGTCGTGGTCGAGGTGATCTTCGTCTATCCGGGCATGGGCCAGTATCTCGTCGACCACGTGTCGAAGCGCGACGTGCCGGTCGTGCAGGCGGTCGGCCTCATCTTCGCGGCCGTCTACATCGGCCTCAACATCATCGCCGACATCGCCGCCATCATTGCCAATCCGCGCCTGAGGCATCCGAAGTGAGACACGACGATGCCTGACTTCAAGACCATCACACCCGGAGCGGCCGTCGGCCTGTTCCTGACGGCCATTCTGGTCTTTTCCGCCGTCTTCGCCCAGGCCATCGCACCCTATGGGCTGAGCGAGATCGTGGGCGACGTCTGGGAGCCGATGAGTGCCGAACACTGGCTCGGAACCGACAATCTCGGCCGCGACCTGCTCTCCCGCATGCTGTTCGGGGCGCAGACGACGATGCTCATCGCCGGCCTCGCCACCGCCCTGTCCTTCTCGCTGGGCGCCATCCTCGGCTTCACGGCAGCGGTGGTCGGCGGCTGGTTCGACATGATCCTGTCGCGACTCGTCGATCTCCTGATGTCGATCCCCACGCTCATCTTCGGGCTCGTCGTCCTGTCGGTTCTGCCTTCGACGGTGCTGACACTGATCCTTGTGATGGGCATCCTCGATTCCACCCGCGTCTATCGCCTGTCGCGCGCCGTCGCGGTCGACATCAACGTCATGGACTTCGTCGAGGCGGCCAAGCTGCGCGGCGAGGGCCGGGGCTGGATCATCTTCCGGGAAATCCTGCCGAACGCGCTGTCGCCGCTCGTCTCCGAACTCGGCCTGCGATTCATCTTCGCCGTCCTGTTCCTGTCGGCGCTGTCATTCCTCGGCCTCGGCGTCCAGCCGCCGGAGGCCGACTGGGGCGGCATGGTGCGCGAGAACAAGGAAGGCATCGTCTTCGGCATCCCGGCGGCGCTCATTCCGGCCGCGGCGATCGCCGTGCTCGCCATCTCCGTCAACCTCGTCGCCGACTGGATCCTCAATCGCACCACCAGCCTGAAGGGGGGCCGCGGCAATGGCTAAGGCGTCCGCACCGGCGAAGCCCGCAGGCAAGCTGCTCGAGATCCGCGACCTCAGGATCGAGGCGACGGTCTATCCACCCGGCGAGGCGCCGCGGAACATCGTCATCGTCGATGGCGTCTCGCTGACGCTCGAACGCGGCAAGGTGCTCGGCCTGATCGGGGAATCCGGCGCCGGCAAGTCCACCATCGGCCTCTCGGCGATGGGCTACGGCCGCGGCGGGGTGCGCATCACCGGCGGCGAGGTGCTCCTCAACGGCCGTGACATCCTGAAGGGCGGGATCGGCGGGCTCCGCAAGCTGCGCGGCAAGGAGGTCTGCTACGTCGCGCAGTCGGCGGCGGCGGCCTTCAATCCCGCGCACAAGCTGATGGACCAGGTGGTGGAAGCCGCCATGCTGCACGGCGTGGCAAACCGCGCCGAGGCCGAGAAGCGTGCCGTCGCGCTGTTCAGGAAGCTCTCGCTGCCCAATCCCGAGACGATCGGCCGCCGCTATCCGCACCAGGTTTCCGGCGGCCAGCTGCAGCGCGTCATGACCGCGATGGCCCTCTGCTCGGAGCCCGACCTGATCGTCTTCGACGAGCCCACCACGGCGCTCGACGTGACCACCCAGATCGACGTGCTCGCCGCCATCAAGGACGCCATCCGCGACACCGGCGTCGCCGCGCTCTACATCACCCACGATCTCGCGGTGGTCGCCCAGGTGTCCGACGAGATCATGGTCCTGCGCCACGGCAAGCTCGTCGAATGGGGCGGGACGCAGCAGATCATCCGGGAACCGAGGCAGGAATACACCAACCAGCTCGTCTCCGTGCACCGCATCGAGCACCAGGAGAAGACGCCGGGCGAAAAGCCGCTCCTGTCGGTGAAGACCGTCACCGCCGCCTATGGCGGCGGTCTCGTCGATGTCCTGAAGAACGTCTCGGTCGACATCCATCCCGGCCAGACGCTCGCCGTCGTCGGCGAGTCCGGCTCCGGCAAGTCGACCCTGGCACGCGCCATCACCGGCCTGCTGCCGCCGCGCGAAGGCTCCATCACCTTCGCCGGGCGCACCTTGCCGGCGAAGCTCGCCAACCGGTCGAAGGACGATCTGCGCGAACTGCAGATGATCTACCAGATGGCGGATGTCGCCATGAACCCGCGCCAGACGGTGGGCACCATCATCGGCCGGCCGCTCGAATTCTACTTCGGCATGCGCGGCGCCGAGCGCGACCGCCGCGTCGCCGAGCTTCTCGAAGAGATCGAGATGGGCAAGGGTTTCCTCGATCGCTATCCGGCCGAACTCTCCGGCGGCCAGAAGCAGCGCGTCTGCATCGCGCGTGCGCTCGCCGCCAAGCCGAAGCTGATCATCTGCGACGAGGTCACCTCCGCGCTCGATCCGCTGGTGGCGAACGGCATCCTGAAGCTGCTCCTCAACCTCCAGGCGGTCGAGAGCGTCGCCTATCTCTTCATCACCCACGACATCGCCACCGTCCGCGCCATCGCCGATTCCATCGCCGTCATGTATCGCGGCGCTGTGGTGCGTTACGGCTCGAAGAGCCAGGTGCTGACCCCGCCCTTCGACGACTATACCGACCTCCTGCTCTCCTCGGTTCCCGAAATGGAGGTCGGCTGGCTGGAGAAGGCGATCAAGGGCCGGCGGATGGAAGCGGCGGGGAACTGATGAACACCGGATCTGGCGGATCAGCCGAACTTTGGTAGATTACGCAGCATGAACGAGCATACGACGCTGTCACGGGACGATCATTCCGCCGCGTTCATCGAACAGCAGGTCGATGGAGGAAACTTCGCGTCGGCCAGTGACGTCGTAGCGGCTGGATTGAGGCTGTTGAAGGCCGCGCAGGACTACGGCGCATACGTCCGTGCCGCCTTGATCGAAGGCGAGAACAGCGGACGTCCGGAGCCCTTCGACTTCGACGAGTTCATCGCCCGGAAGAAGGCCGGACGCTCGGCACGAACGGGTACGCTGTGAGCAGGGCGGCTCAGGCGGACCTCGACGGCATCTGGGACTACACGGAACAGATTTGGTCGGAAGAGCAAGCCAAGCGATACACCGCGATGATCCGCGACACCTGTCTGGCGCTCGCGGCGACCGGTTCAGGACCGGCTACTTGATGCAGTCGGTCGGCTCGCATTTTATCTTCTATACAGGAACCGCCGGCGGCGTCATCCAGGTGATCCGCATCTTGCATCAGCGGATGGATGTTGCCTCCCAGCTTCGAAAGCCTTGACGAATGCCCTTCTCCTCCAAACTCCTCCTCATCATCCTCGACGGCGTTCCGTGGCGCAACTGGCGCCGGCTGTTCGGAAATCTCGAAGGCTGGGTGCAGTCGGGCGAGGCTCGGGTCTGGAAGATGCGTTCCGTGCTGCCGTCGACCTCGGCCTGCTGCTATGCCTCCATCCACACCGGCGTGCCGCCGCAGGTGCACGGTATCCTGTCGAACGAAGTGCGCTTCCGCGTCTCGCAGCCCGACATCTTTTCCGAAGTGACGAAGGCTGGGGGCAAGACGGGCGCGGTGACCCATTCCTACTGGTCCGAGTTCTTCCGCTCCCATCCCTTCGATCTCGTCGAGGACATGGAATACGACGAACCGGCCGGCCCGATCACCCACGGCCGCTTCCACACCATGACCGGCTACGGTCACGACAACCAGATGACGCCGTCGGACGTCGATCTCTTCGCCACCCTGACCATGCTGTGCAGGCGCCACGGCATCGACTACGGCATCCTGCACACCTGCACGCTGGACTCGATGGGCCACCGCTTCGGCCACGACAACACGCCGATGGACCACGCCTGCGCGGTGGCCGACGGCATGCTGGCCGCCTTCCTGCCGAAATGGCGCGCCGCCGGCTACGAAGTGATGGTGACCGCCGACCACGGCCAGACCGACCGCGGCCATCATGGCGGGCGGGAAGACCTGCAGCAGGATTTCGCGCTCTATTATTTCGGCGAAGGACAGGGTCCGGCCGACGATACCCTGCTCGACCAGCTCCAGCTCGCGCCCACTATCCTCACCCGCCTCGGCGTACCGGTGCCTGAGACGATGACGGCCAGGCCGTTCCTCACGTGAGGGGCGGCTACTTGCCCATCACCAGCGCCCAGTAACGCCGGCCTTCCGCGTCGGCAGCCGAGGCGAGGCCGTAGCGCGAAAAGCGCGGGTCGAGCATGTTGCGGCGGTGCGGCGGGCTGTCGACCCACATCTGGAACACCTTGGCGACCTCCATGCGGCCGTGCGCGATGTTCTCCGCCGCCGGTCCCTCGACGCCGTTCTGGCGCATGCGGGTCGAGAAGTCGCGGCCGCGGCCGGTCGTGTGCACCATCCGCCCCGCCTCGGCCATGTAGCGGGCCTGCTGCATCGCCGCCTTTTCCAGCGCCGGATCGGGCCGTGCCGCGGCGAGCCCGGCCGAGCTGCGTACGTAGCCGTAGACCTCCTGCGCGCTTGCCGACGCGCCGACGGTCGACGTGTCGATGGACGGGGCGAGCGACATCACGCTGCACCCTACCGGAAGCGCGAGGCAGGCGATGAGGGCTGCACTGCGAAGCATGGAGACCATGGGAGTCCTGTCGAAGGTGAATCGCCGGAGGTGCCGACGGTGGGCCAGACCCTGCCGTTGCCCCGCGAATGCGTCAATCTGCGGGCAGCGAGACGTCCTCCCTGTTCGGCGGCCGTCAGTACGGCCATTCCCCCCTCGCCAGCGCCACCGTCGCCGCGACGATGCGTCCGAAGCTCGCCCGCGCTCGCCCGACCGAATGCCGCGCCCGCAGATAACCGTGCACCAGTCCGGCCTCCTCGAACGAGACGGCCTTGCCGCCCGCCGCAAGGATGCGGTCGCGGTAGGCCGCGCCATCCGACGACAGCGGGTCGCACTCTGCCGTCACCACCACCGTCGGCGGCAGGCCGGAGAAATCCGTGTCGAACAGCGGCGCGAAGCTGGCGTCGCCGGCGATGTCGGCCCCACCCGCGCGGATGTCGCGGTAGAAGTCGATGTCGCGCACGGACAGCATCGGCGCCTCGGCATGGGTCACGTAGGAGCCCGCCGACTGGTCGCCGCCGAGCCCCGGATAGATCAGCACCTGGCCGACCGCTGCCCGCGCATCGCGCCGCGTGTGGTGCGCCACCGCGGCGGCGAGGTTGCCCCCCGCCGAATCGCCGGCGAGCACGATCGGCAGGGCCTGCGTGTCCGCCGCCCAGCGGAACGCCGTCATCGCGTCGTCGAAGGCGGCCGGGTGCACATGTTCGGGGCACAGCCGGTAGTCGACGGAGACGACGGTGCAGCCGGCAACCTTCGCCAGTTCCGCACAGACGTCGTCATGGCTCTCCAGCCCGCCGACGACGAAACCCCCGCCGTGGAAATAGAGCACGAGCGCGGCCGGCACGATCTCCGTCGGCGTGTAGACGCGGATCGGGATGCGATGCGTCGCCGTTTCGATCGCCGTCGTCTCGACCGTGATCCCGTCGGGATGGCCAGCGTGGAATGCCCGGCACATCCGATCGTAGATCGCCCGCTGCCCGTCGATCGTCTGGTCGATCGTGTCGGGTGGATAGAAGGAATTCGTCCGCTCGATGAAGGCCCAGGTCTCGGCGTCGATGAGCGTTGCGTAGTCGGTCATCGGCTACTTCCCCTTCCAGACCGGATCCCGCTTCTCCGCGAAGGCCCGGAAGCCCTCCATGTTGTCGTCGGAGGCGTAGAGGGCGTCGACGGTGCGGAACTTGCGCTTGGTGATCCAGTTCATCGCCTCCTGGAAGCCCATGGCCTCGGCCTCGCGGGCCACTTCCTTGATGGCCGCGAAGACCAGCGGCGGGCCGCCGGCGAGCAGCCGGGCCACCTCCCAGACGCGCGCCTCCAGCCGGTCGGCCGGCAGCACCTCGTTGACCAGCCCCCAGCGATGCGCCTCGGCGACGTCCATCCAGCGGCCGGTCAGCAGCAGGTCCATCGCGACGTGATAAGGCATGCGCTTCGGCAGCTTGATGGTCGCGGCGTCCGCCAGCGTGCCGGCGCGGATCTCCGGCAGCGCGAAGGAGGAGTGCTCGGAGGCGTAGATCAGGTCGCAGGACAGCGCCAGTTCGAAGCCGCCGCCGACCGCCACGCCGTTGACGCAGGCGATCACCGGCTTGTTCATGTCGATCAGTTCCTGCAGGCCCGCGAAGCCGCCGACGCCGTAGTCGCCATCCACGGCATCGCCCGAGGCGGCGGCCTTCAGGTCCCAGCCGGCCGAGAAGAACTTGTCGCCCGCCGTCTTCACGATCGCCACCCGAAGCGCCGGATCGTCCCGGAACGCCTTGAAGGTCTCGCCCATCAGCCGCGACGTGGCGAGGTCGATGGCGTTGGCCTTCGGCCGGTCGAGCGTGATCTCCAGGATCGCGCCTTCTGTGCGGGTGGTAATGACGTCGGTCATGGTATCCTCCTGAAGGGCTCCGCCGCAAATGTCCGAGCTCGACGGCGCCCCCCACTGCCCTGCCGGGCATCTTCCCCACGAGGGGGAAGATCAGCGGCTTCGACGGCGGTGCCTTCGTCGAACTTTTCTCGACCAGGCGAAGCGGAGGCGACAGCCGATCTCCCCCCTCGTGGGGGAGATGCCCGGCAGGGCAGAGGGGGGCGCGGCGGAGCGCCGATGCTGATCACTTTATCACCCCCACCACCATCAGCGCATCCGCCACCCAGGCGCCTTGCCCTGCCGCACACACGATCAGCGGGTTGATGTCCATCTCGGTCACGTCGGTCACCAGCGCGAAATCGGCGATCCTTCCGATCGCGTCGATGGCCGCCTCGAGATCGCCCTTCGGCCGCCCGCGAAACCCGTCGAGCAGCGGGAACAGCCTGAGCGAGCGCAGAGCGACCTCGATGTCCTCGCGCGATGCGGGCAGGAGCAGCGTGGCGGAATCCTTGAGCAGTTCCACCATCACGCCGCCCGAACCCACCGTCATCACCGGCCCGAACAGCGGATCGCGCGTCACACCGACGATCAGCTCCGCGACGCCGCCGGCGACCATGCGCTCGACATAGAGGCCGGTGCCGAGGCCAGCGATCGCCTCCGCCGCCGCGCGCACCGCATCCGCATCGCGAAGGTTGAGCTTCACCGCTCCGGCCTCCGACTTGTGGGCGACCCCCAGCGCCTTCACAGCCACGGGGAACCCGAGCGCCTCGGCCACTGCGACGGCCTCGTCGGGCGTCGCGGCGCGGCGGCCGGCGGGAACGGAGAGACCGGCCGCGGCGAGCCAGGCCTTGGCATCGGCCTCGTCAGTGTTTTCGAAAGGTCGGCGC
The nucleotide sequence above comes from Aquibium microcysteis. Encoded proteins:
- a CDS encoding ureidoglycolate lyase, giving the protein MTRTIRATPLTREAFAPFGDVIETEGAHHFPINGGRCERYHDLATVEATGPNARVLISIFKGTPYAFPLDLALVERHPLGSQAFMPLTPAPFLVVVCPDGPDGRPGTPHAFVTRAGQGVNYPAGRWHAVLTPIGAPQDFLVVDRGGDGSNLEEHHFEEPFLVTLPEGTRA
- a CDS encoding nucleoside deaminase; amino-acid sequence: MTDVALLDRLLDVIERDVVPMTRAGVEKGNKLFGAAILNKADGSLVLAETNNELENPLWHGEVHALKRFYEMPKDTRPATGECIFIATHEPCSLCLSAITWTGFDNFYYLFSHEDSRDAFAIPHDLKILKEVFTLEPGGYAAENAFWKSYSIRRLAAALPEPDRARVEARIAAIAKTYDDLSAIYQDGKDDNDIPLN
- a CDS encoding CocE/NonD family hydrolase; translated protein: MKIVTEFPRKVVEYPDLGIVMPDGCRLSVRAWIPEDAEANPVPVILEHLPYRKRDGTTARDNLTHPYFAGHGYACLRVDMRGNGDSEGLMEDEYSEQELQDACDVIAWAAAQPWCNGRVGMMGISWGGFNALQVAAMQPEALKAIVTLCSTDDRYADDIHYKGGLLLNENQGWGATMLAYSSRSPDPALVGDRWREMWLDRLEHEPFLPALWLTHQHRDAYWKRGSVCEDFSRIKAATLAVGGWGDAYKNAVSRLVTGITNAPARGIVGPWIHKYPHFAVPKPAIGFLQEALRWWDRWLKDVDTGVERDPAMRLYLMDSVPPRDWYEERPGRWIAERVWPSPAIGKQSLTLRPDGALAEGEAVPLDVVVATPQDCGMAGGEYCAIWLGPELPGDQRIDDDKSVCFDGAPLAADLDIVGGPVLRMKISADRPVAMVAVRLCDVQPDGASTRITYGVLNLCHRASREFPQPVVPGEVMDVSLRLDDVAYSVKPGHRLRVAISSTYWPLVWPSPEPVTLTLHEAAIDLPVRPRTGSEPEWRFEEPEGATPWAIETIRKASNRRVVTRDPATGLVTLSIEDDFGDARDLDHGLENGTVARETWTIDPADPLSAQGETHWTETLGRGDWRLRTETFTAMRSDAAFFHLEGRIEAFEDDRVVFTRKFSNKIKRDLI
- a CDS encoding ABC transporter substrate-binding protein yields the protein MSNELEFLSRHVAMGRLSRRDFLGRAAALGVTAPFANMLLSSAALAQAPVRGGILKAGLQGGEATNSLDPATFLSQVPFNFAKCWGEYLVALKPGGLENRLAEEFGASDDAKVWTFKIRQDVEFHNGKTVTAEDVVATLERHSNEDSKSGALGIMRGIESMKADGRDVVITLKEPNADLPYLMADYHLIIQPNGGKDAPDAGISAGSYKVAVNEPGVRYVGERFANYWQPDKEGFADQVEIIVVNDPTARTSALQGGQVHMINRVEPKIVDLIKRVPGIEIQTVSGPGHYVFIMHCNTGPFDNADLRMALKLAMDREEMVDKILRGYGSVGNDFPINSSYPLFSDDIEQRTYDPDKAAFHYKKSGHDGPVLLRTSEVAFPGAVDAAQLYQQTCAKAGITIEVKREPGDGYWSEVWNKQPFSTSYWGGRPTQDQMYSTAYLSSADWNDTRFFNEKFDKLLLEARAELDQDKRKNLYREMAIIVRDEGGLILPMFNQYIDAINDKVGGYGGGVNHELMDGYALARCWVKA
- a CDS encoding ABC transporter permease, whose amino-acid sequence is MSPILTLIAQRIALGVLLLFAVSVLIFAGTQILPGDVAQSILGQTATPEALANLRKELGLNDPAIVRYFSWLGGVLTGDLGTALTTRQPIVSTLMPRLWNTLFLAFWAAIVSVPLAVMLGLLAVRYRNGPIDKAISGFALASTSLPEFFIGYLLIFFVAVKMQWFPSISTVYGGMPLADKLNAIVLPATVLVLVVLAHMMRMTRAAILNVMQSAYIETAELKGLSSFDIIRKHAFPNAIAPIVNVIMLNLAFLIVGVVVVEVIFVYPGMGQYLVDHVSKRDVPVVQAVGLIFAAVYIGLNIIADIAAIIANPRLRHPK
- a CDS encoding ABC transporter permease, producing the protein MPDFKTITPGAAVGLFLTAILVFSAVFAQAIAPYGLSEIVGDVWEPMSAEHWLGTDNLGRDLLSRMLFGAQTTMLIAGLATALSFSLGAILGFTAAVVGGWFDMILSRLVDLLMSIPTLIFGLVVLSVLPSTVLTLILVMGILDSTRVYRLSRAVAVDINVMDFVEAAKLRGEGRGWIIFREILPNALSPLVSELGLRFIFAVLFLSALSFLGLGVQPPEADWGGMVRENKEGIVFGIPAALIPAAAIAVLAISVNLVADWILNRTTSLKGGRGNG